CGGCGAGCGGACGCGCCGCCGTGCTCGAGCTGCTGGGCTGAGACGACGAACGCCCGGGCCTCCGACAGGGGGCCCGGGCGTCGACGTACGAGGATCAGGGCTCGACGGTCACCTTGATCGCCTTGCCCTCCTTGACGATCGAGAACGCCTCGAGGACCCGCTCCAGCGGGATGTGCTCGGTGATCAGGTCCTTGACCGGCACCTGCCCGGTGGAGATGTACTCCAGGGCCCGCTTGTTGTGCTCGGGCGCCGAGCCGTTGGCGCCGTGGATGTGCAGCTGGCGGTAGTGCACGACGTTGGAGTCGACGGTGATCGTCGGGTCGGTCTTGGGCAGCCCCCCGAAGAACGAGATCCGACCGTTGCGCGCGGCCATCGCGATGGCCTGCTCCTGGGTGACGTTGGCGGCGGTGGCGGTGATGACCACGTCGGCGCCTCGACCGCCCGTCAGCTCCATGACGCGCTCGACGACGTCGACCTCGGCGGCGTTGATCGTCTCGTCGGGGCCGACGGCGTCCGCCGACATCTGCAGGCGCTCGGCGTTGACGTCGACGAGGTAGACCGGACCGACCTTGTGCACGCCGCGGGCGATGCGGATGTGCATGCAGCCGATGGGGCCCGCGCCGAAGACGACGACGGTGTCACCCTCCTCGATGCCGAGCAGCTCCTGGGCGTTGATCGCACAGGCGAAGGGCTCGGCGGCGGAGGCCTCGTCGAAGCCGACGTTGTCGGGGATGCGGTTGAGACCGTCGACCTTCAGCACCTGCTGGGGCACGATCATGTACTCCGCGAAGCCGCCGTCGTACTGGTAGCCGACCGAGGTCTGGTTCTGGCAGACCGCCATCCAGCCCTTGTGGCACTCGTGGCAGTCCCCGCACGGCACCGCCGCGATCACCTGCGCACGGTCACCGACCGCCCAGG
This Nocardioides dokdonensis FR1436 DNA region includes the following protein-coding sequences:
- a CDS encoding zinc-dependent dehydrogenase; its protein translation is MKALRFYAPEDVRLEDVPEPECGPGEVKLRVRNCSTCGTDVKIFHNGHQNLTPPRTIGHEIAGEVVEVGADVNSTYASTWAVGDRAQVIAAVPCGDCHECHKGWMAVCQNQTSVGYQYDGGFAEYMIVPQQVLKVDGLNRIPDNVGFDEASAAEPFACAINAQELLGIEEGDTVVVFGAGPIGCMHIRIARGVHKVGPVYLVDVNAERLQMSADAVGPDETINAAEVDVVERVMELTGGRGADVVITATAANVTQEQAIAMAARNGRISFFGGLPKTDPTITVDSNVVHYRQLHIHGANGSAPEHNKRALEYISTGQVPVKDLITEHIPLERVLEAFSIVKEGKAIKVTVEP